From Acinonyx jubatus isolate Ajub_Pintada_27869175 chromosome F2, VMU_Ajub_asm_v1.0, whole genome shotgun sequence, the proteins below share one genomic window:
- the NDUFAF6 gene encoding NADH dehydrogenase (ubiquinone) complex I, assembly factor 6 isoform X5: MWNWLRLVKDSVSEKTIGLMRMEFWRKTVDDIYSDNPPQQPVAIELWKAVKRHNLTKRWLMKIIDEREKNLDDKPYRNIQELENYAENTQSSLLYLTLEILGVKDLHADHAASHIGKAQGIVTCLRATPYHGSRRRVFLPMEICMLHGVSQEDFLRQNQAKNVRDVIYDIASQAHLHLKHARSFHKSVPVKAFPAFLQTVALEDYLKKIQQVDFDIFHPSLQQKNTLLPLSLYVQSWRKRY, translated from the exons GTTAAGGACTCAGTCTCTGAGAAAACAATTGGACTGATGCGAATGGAGTTTTGGAGAAAAACCGTGGACGACATATACAGTGACAACCCACCCCAGCAGCCTGTGGCCATCGAGCTGTGGAAG GCTGTCAAAAGACATAATCTGACTAAAAGATGGCTTATGAAAATCATTGATGAAAGA gaaaaaaatttgGATGACAAACCATATCGTAATATCCAGGAACTGGAAAACTATGCTGAAAACACTCAGAGCTCTCTTCTTTATTTAACACTAGAAATATTGG GTGTAAAGGATCTTCATGCAGATCATGCCGCGAGTCACATTGGAAAAGCGCAGGGCATTGTCACTTGCTTGAGAGCAACGCCCTATCATGGTAGCAGAAGAAGAGTGTTCCTTCCCATGGAAATTTGTATGCTG CATGGCGTTTCACAAGAGGATTTTCTACGGCAGAACCAAGCTAAAAATGTGAGAGATGTGATATATGACATTGCCAGCCAGGCACACTTGCACCTAAAGCAT gcTAGGTCCTTCCACAAAAGTGTTCCTGTGAAAgcatttcctgcttttcttcagACG GTTGCCCTGGAGgactatttaaagaaaattcaacagGTGGATTTTGACATATTCCACCCATCTTTACAGCAGAAGAATACACTACTACCATTATCTTTGTATGTTCAGTCATGgagaaaaagatattaa
- the NDUFAF6 gene encoding NADH dehydrogenase (ubiquinone) complex I, assembly factor 6 isoform X6 encodes MRMEFWRKTVDDIYSDNPPQQPVAIELWKAVKRHNLTKRWLMKIIDEREKNLDDKPYRNIQELENYAENTQSSLLYLTLEILGVKDLHADHAASHIGKAQGIVTCLRATPYHGSRRRVFLPMEICMLHGVSQEDFLRQNQAKNVRDVIYDIASQAHLHLKHARSFHKSVPVKAFPAFLQTVALEDYLKKIQQVDFDIFHPSLQQKNTLLPLSLYVQSWRKRY; translated from the exons ATGCGAATGGAGTTTTGGAGAAAAACCGTGGACGACATATACAGTGACAACCCACCCCAGCAGCCTGTGGCCATCGAGCTGTGGAAG GCTGTCAAAAGACATAATCTGACTAAAAGATGGCTTATGAAAATCATTGATGAAAGA gaaaaaaatttgGATGACAAACCATATCGTAATATCCAGGAACTGGAAAACTATGCTGAAAACACTCAGAGCTCTCTTCTTTATTTAACACTAGAAATATTGG GTGTAAAGGATCTTCATGCAGATCATGCCGCGAGTCACATTGGAAAAGCGCAGGGCATTGTCACTTGCTTGAGAGCAACGCCCTATCATGGTAGCAGAAGAAGAGTGTTCCTTCCCATGGAAATTTGTATGCTG CATGGCGTTTCACAAGAGGATTTTCTACGGCAGAACCAAGCTAAAAATGTGAGAGATGTGATATATGACATTGCCAGCCAGGCACACTTGCACCTAAAGCAT gcTAGGTCCTTCCACAAAAGTGTTCCTGTGAAAgcatttcctgcttttcttcagACG GTTGCCCTGGAGgactatttaaagaaaattcaacagGTGGATTTTGACATATTCCACCCATCTTTACAGCAGAAGAATACACTACTACCATTATCTTTGTATGTTCAGTCATGgagaaaaagatattaa
- the NDUFAF6 gene encoding NADH dehydrogenase (ubiquinone) complex I, assembly factor 6 isoform X3: MWNWLRLVKDSVSEKTIGLMRMEFWRKTVDDIYSDNPPQQPVAIELWKVCTPAEAGPVPGPLTDFQSPSKDGKSQALPSLGLRRKSGWEAAVKRHNLTKRWLMKIIDEREKNLDDKPYRNIQELENYAENTQSSLLYLTLEILGVKDLHADHAASHIGKAQGIVTCLRATPYHGSRRRVFLPMEICMLHGVSQEDFLRQNQAKNVRDVIYDIASQAHLHLKHARSFHKSVPVKAFPAFLQTVALEDYLKKIQQVDFDIFHPSLQQKNTLLPLSLYVQSWRKRY, translated from the exons GTTAAGGACTCAGTCTCTGAGAAAACAATTGGACTGATGCGAATGGAGTTTTGGAGAAAAACCGTGGACGACATATACAGTGACAACCCACCCCAGCAGCCTGTGGCCATCGAGCTGTGGAAG GTCTGCACACCAGCAGAGGCAGGCCCCGTTCCTGGGCCCCTGACTGACTTCCAGAGCCCCAGTAAGGATGGAAAAAGCCAGGCCCTCCCAAGTCTGGGACTGAGAAGAAAAAGTGGATGGGAAGCT GCTGTCAAAAGACATAATCTGACTAAAAGATGGCTTATGAAAATCATTGATGAAAGA gaaaaaaatttgGATGACAAACCATATCGTAATATCCAGGAACTGGAAAACTATGCTGAAAACACTCAGAGCTCTCTTCTTTATTTAACACTAGAAATATTGG GTGTAAAGGATCTTCATGCAGATCATGCCGCGAGTCACATTGGAAAAGCGCAGGGCATTGTCACTTGCTTGAGAGCAACGCCCTATCATGGTAGCAGAAGAAGAGTGTTCCTTCCCATGGAAATTTGTATGCTG CATGGCGTTTCACAAGAGGATTTTCTACGGCAGAACCAAGCTAAAAATGTGAGAGATGTGATATATGACATTGCCAGCCAGGCACACTTGCACCTAAAGCAT gcTAGGTCCTTCCACAAAAGTGTTCCTGTGAAAgcatttcctgcttttcttcagACG GTTGCCCTGGAGgactatttaaagaaaattcaacagGTGGATTTTGACATATTCCACCCATCTTTACAGCAGAAGAATACACTACTACCATTATCTTTGTATGTTCAGTCATGgagaaaaagatattaa
- the NDUFAF6 gene encoding NADH dehydrogenase (ubiquinone) complex I, assembly factor 6 isoform X4 codes for MRMEFWRKTVDDIYSDNPPQQPVAIELWKVCTPAEAGPVPGPLTDFQSPSKDGKSQALPSLGLRRKSGWEAAVKRHNLTKRWLMKIIDEREKNLDDKPYRNIQELENYAENTQSSLLYLTLEILGVKDLHADHAASHIGKAQGIVTCLRATPYHGSRRRVFLPMEICMLHGVSQEDFLRQNQAKNVRDVIYDIASQAHLHLKHARSFHKSVPVKAFPAFLQTVALEDYLKKIQQVDFDIFHPSLQQKNTLLPLSLYVQSWRKRY; via the exons ATGCGAATGGAGTTTTGGAGAAAAACCGTGGACGACATATACAGTGACAACCCACCCCAGCAGCCTGTGGCCATCGAGCTGTGGAAG GTCTGCACACCAGCAGAGGCAGGCCCCGTTCCTGGGCCCCTGACTGACTTCCAGAGCCCCAGTAAGGATGGAAAAAGCCAGGCCCTCCCAAGTCTGGGACTGAGAAGAAAAAGTGGATGGGAAGCT GCTGTCAAAAGACATAATCTGACTAAAAGATGGCTTATGAAAATCATTGATGAAAGA gaaaaaaatttgGATGACAAACCATATCGTAATATCCAGGAACTGGAAAACTATGCTGAAAACACTCAGAGCTCTCTTCTTTATTTAACACTAGAAATATTGG GTGTAAAGGATCTTCATGCAGATCATGCCGCGAGTCACATTGGAAAAGCGCAGGGCATTGTCACTTGCTTGAGAGCAACGCCCTATCATGGTAGCAGAAGAAGAGTGTTCCTTCCCATGGAAATTTGTATGCTG CATGGCGTTTCACAAGAGGATTTTCTACGGCAGAACCAAGCTAAAAATGTGAGAGATGTGATATATGACATTGCCAGCCAGGCACACTTGCACCTAAAGCAT gcTAGGTCCTTCCACAAAAGTGTTCCTGTGAAAgcatttcctgcttttcttcagACG GTTGCCCTGGAGgactatttaaagaaaattcaacagGTGGATTTTGACATATTCCACCCATCTTTACAGCAGAAGAATACACTACTACCATTATCTTTGTATGTTCAGTCATGgagaaaaagatattaa